A genomic segment from Streptomyces sp. NBC_00654 encodes:
- a CDS encoding CapA family protein has protein sequence MTKRIRRGATAAVAVLFAAAAGCTGPQPPPAGERGPRPAGSPAARGAGGEETGGPGAFTLLASGDVLPHSSVIERAAADAGGRGHDFAPMLEGVAPVVSRADLALCHMETVYGPAGGPFSGYPSFTSPPEIATALRSTGFDSCSTASNHSLDDGTEGIRRTLDALDRAGVRHAGSARTAAEAARPVLLNAGPGKRAATVAHLAYTYGTNGIPSPAGRPWAVNVTDGRRIVADARAARRAGADVVVLSVHWGTEWQDEPDGEQLALAERLTASASAGRPDLDLIIGTHAHVPQAYEKVNGTWVVYGMGDQIAGEMINYEGERDPRGNQGSMARFTFAPPGKPGQRWTVEKAEFIPQWYDPEAGRVIDLNAAIGDGNNGLREVRDRIRTVVLGRGAGRDGLVMGK, from the coding sequence ATGACGAAGCGCATCCGAAGGGGCGCGACGGCCGCCGTCGCCGTGCTGTTCGCCGCGGCGGCCGGCTGTACGGGCCCGCAGCCCCCGCCGGCCGGGGAGCGCGGGCCGCGGCCCGCCGGTTCCCCGGCCGCCCGGGGTGCGGGGGGCGAGGAAACCGGCGGGCCGGGCGCCTTCACGCTGCTGGCCTCCGGCGACGTACTCCCGCACTCCTCCGTCATCGAGCGGGCCGCCGCCGACGCGGGCGGCCGCGGCCACGACTTCGCCCCGATGCTCGAAGGTGTCGCCCCGGTCGTCTCCCGGGCCGATCTGGCCCTCTGTCACATGGAGACGGTGTACGGGCCCGCCGGCGGACCGTTCAGCGGCTATCCGAGCTTCACCTCGCCGCCCGAGATCGCCACCGCGCTGCGCTCGACCGGATTCGACTCCTGCTCGACCGCCTCCAACCACAGCCTGGACGACGGCACGGAAGGCATCCGCCGCACCCTGGACGCCCTGGACAGGGCGGGCGTGCGGCACGCCGGTTCCGCCCGCACCGCCGCGGAGGCCGCCCGCCCCGTACTGCTGAACGCGGGGCCGGGGAAGCGGGCGGCCACGGTCGCCCACCTCGCGTACACCTACGGCACCAACGGCATCCCGTCGCCCGCCGGCCGGCCCTGGGCGGTCAACGTGACCGACGGGCGCAGGATCGTCGCCGATGCCCGAGCCGCCCGCCGCGCGGGCGCCGACGTGGTCGTCCTGTCCGTGCACTGGGGCACCGAGTGGCAGGACGAACCCGACGGGGAACAGCTCGCACTCGCCGAGCGGCTCACCGCGTCCGCGTCGGCCGGCCGCCCCGACCTCGACCTGATCATCGGCACCCACGCCCATGTGCCGCAGGCCTACGAGAAGGTCAACGGCACCTGGGTCGTCTACGGCATGGGCGACCAGATCGCCGGAGAGATGATCAACTACGAGGGTGAGCGGGATCCGCGCGGCAACCAGGGCTCCATGGCGCGCTTCACCTTCGCGCCGCCCGGGAAACCCGGGCAGCGCTGGACGGTGGAGAAGGCCGAATTCATCCCCCAGTGGTACGACCCCGAAGCCGGTCGTGTCATCGATCTCAACGCGGCCATCGGCGACGGGAACAACGGTCTGCGGGAGGTCCGCGACCGCATCCGCACCGTGGTGCTGGGCCGGGGAGCGGGCCGGGACGGCCTGGTCATGGGGAAGTAG
- a CDS encoding bifunctional diguanylate cyclase/phosphodiesterase — protein sequence MSIPAQASGEPDAEPDGPEGRLRRFATIWSRAIFPSTATSMTRPEFEQHLLPLARELNGILHAHPFEAAPAQRVGAALVEAHCTDPDALSSSLGVVDSYLVLYCGGNGPRELSTEDSRARCARMQHAMAGGFTQALRERTLSEQEAIARSALAARSHAEQVLHATEARFRAVFKDAAIGIGIADLDGNVLEVNDTLTRMFGGLDHHVRGHKLNEWVHPEDSPQVWKYYNELVRGEREHYRVEKPYYRNDGTVLWTNLTVSLLRDAEGRPEYQLALLEDTTERRLLNLRLRYEATHDALTGLPNRTLFFERLEKAVSARNGTRFGLCYLDLDGFKAINDSLGHAAGDRLLVEVADRLQSCATAPGEMVARLGGDEFVALTTGPDTEDEVDELACRILGVLATPIRLDGRELTVRGSIGIVEGPSGERSAAEVLRSADITMYRAKSAGGNRFELADAEADARAITRHGLTTALPAALDRGEFFIEYQPLVHLGDGSVHGAEALVRWCHPQHGVLGPDRFIPLAEHTGLIVPLGRWVLEESVRQANFWQERHSDGGPLRINVNLSPTQLHHPRLVAETVDVLERSGLEPGALCLEVTESALIGADDDLLKPLRQLAEMGVDIALDDFGTGYSNLANLRRLPVSVLKLDRSFTQGMQQHPADPVDLKIVEGIVSLAHSLELAVTVEGVETGAQAQQLRELGCDTAQGWYYARPGAPDRIHSLLLADAV from the coding sequence GTGAGCATTCCCGCCCAGGCGTCCGGTGAGCCGGACGCGGAACCGGACGGCCCCGAGGGCCGGCTCCGGAGATTCGCCACGATCTGGAGCCGGGCCATCTTCCCCTCGACGGCCACCTCCATGACCCGACCGGAATTCGAGCAGCATCTCCTGCCGCTGGCACGGGAGCTGAACGGAATCCTGCACGCCCACCCGTTCGAGGCGGCGCCCGCCCAGCGCGTGGGCGCGGCGCTGGTCGAGGCCCACTGCACGGACCCGGACGCCCTCAGCTCCTCGCTCGGCGTCGTCGACTCCTATCTCGTCCTCTACTGCGGCGGCAACGGGCCCAGGGAACTGTCCACCGAGGACAGCAGGGCCCGCTGCGCACGGATGCAGCACGCGATGGCAGGCGGCTTCACCCAGGCGCTGCGTGAGCGGACCCTGTCCGAACAGGAGGCCATCGCCCGCTCGGCCCTCGCCGCCCGCTCCCACGCGGAGCAGGTGCTGCATGCCACGGAGGCACGCTTCCGGGCCGTCTTCAAGGACGCCGCCATCGGCATCGGCATCGCGGACCTGGACGGCAACGTCCTGGAGGTGAACGACACCCTCACCCGGATGTTCGGCGGCCTGGACCACCATGTCCGCGGACACAAGCTGAACGAGTGGGTCCACCCCGAGGATTCGCCGCAGGTCTGGAAGTACTACAACGAGCTGGTGCGCGGCGAGCGCGAGCACTACCGGGTCGAGAAGCCCTACTACCGCAACGACGGAACGGTCCTGTGGACCAACCTGACGGTGTCGCTGCTGCGGGACGCCGAGGGCCGCCCGGAGTACCAGCTCGCCCTGCTGGAGGACACCACGGAGCGCAGGCTCCTCAATCTGCGGCTGCGCTACGAGGCGACCCATGACGCGCTCACCGGCCTTCCCAATCGCACGCTCTTCTTCGAACGGCTGGAGAAGGCCGTCTCGGCGAGGAACGGCACCCGCTTCGGGCTCTGCTACCTCGACCTGGACGGCTTCAAGGCGATCAACGACAGCCTGGGCCACGCCGCCGGTGACCGGCTGCTGGTCGAGGTCGCCGACCGGCTGCAGAGCTGCGCCACGGCACCCGGCGAGATGGTGGCCCGGCTCGGCGGCGACGAGTTCGTCGCCCTGACCACCGGACCGGACACCGAGGACGAGGTCGACGAACTCGCCTGCCGCATCCTCGGCGTGCTCGCCACACCCATCCGGCTGGACGGCCGGGAGCTGACCGTGCGCGGTTCCATCGGCATCGTCGAAGGCCCCTCCGGGGAGCGCAGCGCCGCCGAGGTGCTGCGCAGTGCCGACATCACGATGTACCGGGCCAAGTCGGCCGGCGGCAACCGTTTCGAGCTCGCCGACGCGGAGGCCGACGCGCGCGCCATCACCCGGCACGGGCTGACCACCGCACTGCCCGCGGCGCTGGACCGCGGTGAGTTCTTCATCGAGTACCAGCCGCTCGTGCACCTGGGCGACGGCAGTGTGCACGGTGCGGAGGCGCTGGTGCGCTGGTGCCATCCGCAGCACGGGGTGCTCGGTCCGGACCGGTTCATCCCGCTCGCCGAGCACACCGGGCTGATCGTGCCGCTGGGCCGCTGGGTGCTGGAGGAGTCCGTCCGGCAGGCGAACTTCTGGCAGGAACGGCACAGCGACGGCGGCCCGTTGCGGATCAACGTCAACCTCTCGCCGACCCAGCTGCACCACCCGCGGCTGGTCGCCGAGACGGTCGATGTGCTGGAACGTTCCGGTCTGGAACCGGGGGCGCTCTGCCTGGAGGTCACCGAGTCCGCGCTGATCGGCGCCGACGACGACCTGCTCAAACCGCTGCGGCAGCTGGCGGAGATGGGCGTCGACATAGCGCTCGACGACTTCGGCACCGGATACTCCAACCTGGCCAATCTGCGCAGGCTGCCGGTGAGTGTGCTCAAGCTGGACCGTTCCTTCACCCAGGGCATGCAGCAGCACCCGGCCGACCCCGTCGACCTGAAGATCGTCGAAGGGATCGTGTCGCTCGCGCACAGCCTGGAGCTGGCCGTGACGGTGGAGGGCGTGGAGACCGGGGCCCAGGCCCAGCAGCTGCGTGAGCTGGGCTGCGACACCGCCCAGGGCTGGTACTACGCCCGCCCGGGTGCCCCGGACCGTATTCACAGCCTGCTGCTGGCCGACGCCGTGTGA
- a CDS encoding sensor histidine kinase: MTGAGIAVLAVLAALLTGAGFLLGRRTARPVRPSDVGTPVEHATFETLHTASLAAPPLRAGLTEESARRSARRLRSLLGTDALCLTDRDRVLVWDGAGHHHGKDVMDHVRGLLDSGRDTAFHSGCGDIDCPLRWAVAVPLTVDHRVLGALVAYAPRESAVLARAAGEVARWVCVQLELAELDRSRTQLIEAEIKALRAQISPHFLFNSLAAIASFVRTDPEQARELLLEFADFTRYSFRRHGEFTTLADELHSIDQYLALVRARFGERLAVTLQVAPEVLPVALPFLCLQPLVENAVKHGLEGAATTSRITISALDAGSEAEVVIEDDGTGMDPGRLRQILRGEGGASSGIGLLNVDERLRQVYGDDYGLVIETGVGAGMRITLRLPKYRAGVHGS, encoded by the coding sequence ATGACCGGGGCGGGGATCGCCGTACTCGCCGTGCTGGCGGCGCTGCTGACCGGTGCGGGCTTCCTGCTCGGGCGCCGCACGGCCCGCCCCGTACGCCCCAGCGACGTCGGCACGCCCGTCGAGCACGCCACGTTCGAGACCCTGCACACCGCCTCCCTCGCGGCGCCGCCGCTGCGGGCAGGTCTCACCGAGGAGAGCGCCCGCCGGTCGGCCCGCCGGCTGCGCTCGCTGCTGGGCACCGACGCGCTCTGCCTCACCGACCGCGACCGGGTCCTGGTCTGGGACGGCGCGGGACACCACCACGGCAAGGACGTGATGGACCACGTCCGGGGCCTGCTGGACAGCGGCCGCGACACCGCCTTCCACAGCGGCTGCGGCGACATCGACTGCCCGCTGCGATGGGCCGTCGCCGTCCCGCTCACCGTCGACCACCGGGTCCTGGGCGCGCTGGTCGCCTACGCGCCGCGCGAGTCGGCGGTACTGGCCAGGGCCGCGGGAGAGGTGGCGCGCTGGGTCTGCGTCCAGCTGGAACTCGCCGAGCTGGACCGCTCCCGCACCCAGCTCATCGAGGCGGAGATCAAGGCCCTGCGCGCCCAGATCTCCCCGCACTTCCTCTTCAACTCACTCGCCGCGATAGCCTCGTTCGTCCGCACCGACCCGGAGCAGGCACGCGAACTGCTGCTGGAGTTCGCCGACTTCACCCGCTACTCGTTCCGCCGCCACGGCGAGTTCACCACCCTGGCCGACGAACTGCACTCCATCGACCAGTATCTGGCGCTGGTCCGGGCCCGTTTCGGTGAACGCCTCGCGGTCACCCTCCAGGTCGCACCCGAAGTGCTGCCGGTCGCTCTGCCGTTCCTGTGTCTCCAGCCGCTCGTCGAGAACGCCGTCAAGCACGGGCTCGAAGGCGCCGCCACGACCAGCCGCATCACCATCAGCGCCCTGGACGCCGGTTCCGAGGCCGAGGTCGTCATCGAGGACGACGGCACCGGCATGGACCCCGGCCGGCTGCGACAGATCCTGCGCGGCGAGGGCGGCGCGTCCAGCGGCATCGGACTCCTCAACGTCGACGAGCGGCTGCGGCAGGTGTACGGCGACGACTACGGGCTCGTCATCGAGACCGGTGTCGGCGCGGGTATGAGGATCACGCTGCGGCTGCCCAAGTACCGTGCCGGGGTGCATGGTTCATGA
- a CDS encoding class F sortase, with translation MGRDYSGAERTRRVPWGAVALVMLTGLALMRNGADITAGPPQPAAAASLDKGQDTAGPPVEGEPVQTLPYAPAARVQIPSIDVDAPVIDVNLDANGWIAAPPPEDPNLAGWYQNGIAPGQRGTAVVVGHVDNKSGPAVFYGLGSLAKGKQVEVTRYDGRIGVFEVYGVEVFSKNDFPGARVYGDTGHAELRVITCGGGYSRAGGYDGNVVVFARLVETR, from the coding sequence ATGGGCCGGGACTACTCGGGGGCCGAGCGCACCAGACGCGTGCCCTGGGGCGCTGTCGCCCTGGTGATGCTCACCGGCCTCGCCCTCATGAGGAACGGCGCGGACATCACGGCGGGCCCGCCCCAGCCCGCAGCGGCCGCCTCCCTGGACAAGGGGCAGGACACCGCGGGTCCGCCCGTGGAGGGCGAGCCGGTGCAGACCCTGCCGTATGCCCCCGCCGCCCGGGTCCAGATCCCGTCCATCGATGTCGACGCACCCGTCATCGATGTGAATCTGGACGCGAACGGCTGGATCGCCGCGCCGCCCCCGGAGGACCCCAACCTGGCGGGCTGGTACCAGAACGGGATCGCTCCCGGTCAGCGCGGAACCGCCGTCGTGGTCGGCCATGTCGACAACAAGTCCGGGCCCGCCGTCTTCTACGGGCTCGGCTCGCTCGCCAAGGGCAAGCAGGTCGAGGTGACCCGCTACGACGGCCGGATCGGAGTGTTCGAGGTGTACGGCGTGGAGGTGTTCTCCAAGAACGACTTCCCCGGCGCCCGGGTGTACGGCGACACGGGCCACGCGGAGCTCCGGGTGATCACCTGCGGCGGCGGCTACTCCAGGGCGGGCGGGTACGACGGGAACGTGGTCGTCTTCGCCCGGCTGGTCGAGACCCGCTGA
- a CDS encoding succinate dehydrogenase: MALATRADRRPSMTRTLWDSSVGKKTIMAVSGLIMLGYLVVHMVGNLKIFFGSGEFNHYAHWLRTMGEPFLHYEWALWIVRVVLVAAVVLHGVSAYQLSRRDIRARPTRYVHRKPRASYATRTMRWGGIILALFIVWHILDLTTGTAHPGGFQSGRPYQNVIDTFSTWYGNTVYIVAMLAMGLHVQHGFWSAAQTLGVGSATRDRVLKTLANVLAAVLTLGFISIPVAVMTGVVS; the protein is encoded by the coding sequence ATGGCATTGGCAACGCGGGCGGACCGACGGCCGTCCATGACGCGTACACTCTGGGACTCGTCCGTCGGCAAGAAGACGATCATGGCTGTGAGCGGCCTGATCATGCTCGGCTACCTGGTCGTCCACATGGTCGGCAACCTGAAGATCTTCTTCGGATCAGGCGAGTTCAACCACTACGCCCACTGGCTGCGGACCATGGGCGAGCCCTTCCTGCACTACGAGTGGGCCCTGTGGATCGTCCGGGTGGTGCTCGTCGCCGCCGTCGTGCTGCACGGCGTCTCCGCATACCAGCTGAGCCGGCGCGACATCAGGGCGCGCCCGACCCGTTACGTCCACCGCAAGCCGCGTGCGAGTTACGCCACCCGGACCATGCGCTGGGGCGGCATCATCCTGGCGCTGTTCATCGTCTGGCACATCCTCGACCTGACGACCGGCACCGCGCACCCGGGCGGCTTCCAGTCCGGACGTCCCTACCAGAACGTCATCGACACCTTCTCGACCTGGTACGGGAACACCGTCTACATCGTCGCGATGCTCGCCATGGGCCTGCACGTCCAGCACGGATTCTGGAGCGCCGCGCAGACCCTGGGCGTCGGCAGCGCCACCCGTGACCGTGTTCTGAAGACCCTCGCCAATGTGCTCGCGGCGGTGCTGACGCTGGGCTTCATCTCCATACCCGTCGCCGTCATGACCGGAGTCGTGAGCTGA
- a CDS encoding polysaccharide deacetylase family protein, with amino-acid sequence MRRDQTSPGRRTALKLALGFGAATAVHLIAADQAATPVRPAGTRATAAAGPPAKPRGRPSAYRLQPMTGSAPPRFRPAAPPVRTRPFEALPALGHSMVLSFDDGPDPRYTPDILATLRAHRVRAMFFVCGEMADDNRDLLREMAADGHVVGNHTWTHPLVPKLSRPGIRDELGRTSEVIERTLGAPPLWYRAPYGAWNRDSFEIGAELGMEPMAWTVDTLDWTTPGTGTVVRRVLDGAAPGVVVLSHDAGGNRSQSVAALRRYLPALLDDGYRITVPHRD; translated from the coding sequence ATGAGACGTGATCAGACCTCACCCGGGCGCCGCACCGCTCTGAAACTCGCCCTGGGCTTCGGGGCCGCCACCGCCGTACACCTGATCGCGGCCGATCAGGCCGCCACACCGGTCCGTCCCGCGGGCACTCGGGCCACCGCCGCCGCCGGTCCGCCGGCGAAACCGCGGGGGAGACCCTCCGCCTACCGGCTGCAGCCGATGACCGGGAGCGCGCCGCCCCGGTTCAGACCGGCGGCACCGCCGGTACGCACCCGGCCGTTCGAGGCGCTGCCCGCCCTCGGGCACTCCATGGTGCTCAGCTTCGACGACGGCCCCGACCCCCGGTACACGCCGGACATCCTGGCCACGCTGCGCGCACACCGGGTTCGCGCGATGTTCTTCGTCTGCGGCGAGATGGCCGACGACAACCGGGACCTGCTGCGGGAAATGGCGGCGGACGGCCATGTCGTGGGCAACCACACCTGGACCCACCCGTTGGTCCCGAAACTCTCCCGGCCGGGCATCCGCGACGAACTGGGCCGCACGAGCGAAGTGATCGAGAGGACGCTCGGCGCCCCGCCGCTCTGGTACCGGGCGCCCTACGGAGCGTGGAACCGCGACTCGTTCGAGATCGGCGCCGAGCTGGGCATGGAGCCGATGGCCTGGACCGTGGACACACTGGACTGGACGACGCCGGGCACCGGAACCGTCGTGCGCCGGGTCCTGGACGGAGCCGCGCCCGGGGTGGTGGTCCTCTCGCACGACGCGGGCGGCAACCGGTCGCAGAGCGTCGCCGCGCTCCGCCGCTATCTGCCCGCGCTGCTCGACGACGGCTACCGGATCACCGTGCCGCACCGCGACTGA
- a CDS encoding universal stress protein translates to MTDQNPHQFERGTDGPKVIVAGLDGSDSSMRAAAYAAGLARRQNAMLALVYVQPVMPAGAALGAPVGDTTVEVAEGLVSEIRAATERLKDIWDVRWEFHTFRGDPYNGLVTAADELRADAVVVGASESAGHRFIGSVAVRLVKAGRWPVTVVP, encoded by the coding sequence GTGACAGACCAGAACCCCCATCAGTTCGAACGTGGCACAGACGGTCCCAAGGTGATCGTCGCCGGTCTCGACGGGTCCGACTCCTCCATGCGCGCCGCGGCCTACGCGGCCGGGCTCGCCCGTCGGCAGAACGCCATGCTCGCCCTCGTGTACGTCCAGCCCGTGATGCCCGCGGGTGCCGCGCTCGGCGCGCCGGTCGGGGACACCACCGTCGAGGTCGCCGAGGGGCTGGTCAGCGAGATCCGGGCGGCCACGGAGCGGCTCAAGGACATATGGGATGTGCGCTGGGAGTTCCACACCTTCCGCGGTGATCCCTACAACGGGCTCGTGACGGCGGCTGACGAGCTGCGGGCGGACGCCGTGGTGGTGGGCGCGTCGGAGTCGGCGGGGCACCGTTTCATCGGGTCGGTGGCGGTACGGCTGGTGAAGGCCGGGCGCTGGCCGGTCACCGTGGTGCCGTAG
- a CDS encoding DUF4239 domain-containing protein: protein MSEWLVLTLAMASACAVVLTIAVLNNRRVGEDDDPSETPDVIEYMTMMIGVVYAIVLGLAIAGVWEGRSAAQESVRLEAQALHEVRARSSVYPAEVRDRIRADVDAYVGHVVRDEWKAMSDRGSLTDRGTRLLDRVRADVTGYEPRTDHEGQAYQPLVDQVAAADDARSSRGQSAGATMPGVVWFGLITGALVTVGLIFTLQIRRTFRELLLAGLFSALIAFLLFLIWDFDSPFGRGVPATAAPFLDLFPHAGG, encoded by the coding sequence ATGTCGGAATGGCTTGTTCTGACCCTTGCGATGGCCTCGGCCTGCGCCGTCGTCCTCACCATCGCCGTCCTCAACAACCGCCGCGTCGGCGAGGACGACGACCCGTCCGAGACACCCGACGTCATCGAGTACATGACGATGATGATCGGCGTGGTGTACGCGATCGTGCTCGGCCTCGCCATCGCCGGAGTCTGGGAGGGCCGCAGCGCGGCCCAGGAGTCGGTACGGCTGGAAGCCCAGGCGCTGCACGAGGTGCGGGCACGGTCATCGGTCTATCCGGCCGAGGTCCGCGACCGTATCCGCGCCGATGTCGACGCCTATGTCGGCCATGTCGTCCGTGACGAGTGGAAGGCCATGTCCGACCGCGGCAGCCTCACCGACCGGGGTACGCGCCTGCTGGACCGGGTCCGTGCCGACGTCACCGGATACGAGCCGAGGACCGATCACGAAGGGCAGGCGTACCAGCCACTGGTGGACCAGGTCGCCGCCGCCGACGACGCCCGCAGTTCCCGGGGGCAGAGCGCCGGAGCCACCATGCCGGGGGTGGTCTGGTTCGGGCTGATCACCGGAGCGCTGGTGACGGTCGGGCTGATCTTCACGCTGCAGATCCGCAGGACCTTCCGCGAACTGCTGCTGGCGGGCCTGTTCAGCGCACTCATCGCCTTTCTGCTCTTCCTCATCTGGGACTTCGACTCACCGTTCGGCCGGGGTGTCCCGGCCACCGCCGCACCCTTCCTCGACCTGTTCCCGCACGCGGGCGGCTGA
- a CDS encoding sigma-70 family RNA polymerase sigma factor, whose translation MTTTTTDERAIAELQREHGPALFHFLLGLTFGDRQRAEDLLQETLVRAWQHPEAFDAPFDSMRPWLFTVGRRLAIDARRSRGARPVEVSDAVLESAPAPQDTADSAVRALDVREAVRTLSPEHRAVLVQIYFRGLSVGETAKVLGIPPGTVKSRSYYALRLLSRGLPGYGAGGPGDRSSSPSSASRAEASASST comes from the coding sequence ATGACCACGACAACGACCGATGAGCGGGCCATCGCGGAGTTGCAGCGCGAGCACGGCCCCGCACTGTTCCACTTTCTGCTCGGCCTCACGTTCGGCGACCGGCAGCGTGCCGAGGACCTGCTCCAGGAGACCCTGGTACGCGCCTGGCAGCATCCGGAGGCGTTCGACGCGCCCTTCGACTCGATGCGCCCGTGGCTCTTCACCGTCGGACGCCGGCTCGCCATCGACGCCCGCAGGTCGCGCGGTGCCCGCCCCGTCGAGGTGAGCGACGCCGTCCTGGAGAGTGCCCCGGCACCGCAGGACACGGCCGACTCGGCGGTCCGCGCCCTCGACGTACGGGAGGCCGTGCGCACCCTCAGCCCCGAGCACCGTGCGGTGCTGGTGCAGATCTACTTCCGGGGACTCAGCGTGGGCGAGACGGCGAAGGTGCTCGGCATCCCGCCGGGCACCGTCAAGTCCCGCTCGTACTACGCGCTGCGGCTGCTGTCGCGCGGCCTGCCCGGTTACGGGGCGGGCGGCCCCGGGGACAGGTCCTCCTCACCGAGCAGCGCGAGCAGGGCCGAGGCCTCCGCCAGCTCCACATAG
- a CDS encoding LysR family transcriptional regulator, protein MHLQQLSYFVAVAEARHFTRAAEAVHVSQPSLSQQIRALENELGAELFSRARGNIALTDAGEALLPLARRILADADTARHEVQELVQLRRGRVRLGATPSLCTGLLPDVLRAFHDLHPGVRLLLEEGGSHDLVRQLARGALDLALVVLPLPAASPALTTVELLHEDLVVVSSAAEAAPGRGGRVRITDLQGAPLVMFRHGYDLRELTLAACRAEGFEPSFTVEGGEMDAVLGFVRAGLGIAVVPSMVANRAGHDLRTTPLARPGLRRTIALAHRSDVAPPRAARELRRVLLSSIAGRAGSPVPSGG, encoded by the coding sequence ATGCACCTCCAGCAGCTCTCCTATTTCGTGGCCGTCGCCGAGGCCCGGCACTTCACCCGCGCCGCCGAGGCGGTGCATGTCTCGCAGCCTTCGCTCTCCCAGCAGATCCGGGCGCTGGAGAACGAGCTGGGCGCCGAACTGTTCAGCCGGGCGCGGGGCAATATCGCCCTCACCGACGCGGGCGAGGCGCTGCTGCCGCTGGCCCGCCGGATCCTCGCGGACGCGGACACCGCCCGGCACGAGGTGCAGGAGCTGGTGCAGCTGCGGCGCGGGCGTGTCCGGCTCGGGGCGACCCCCAGCCTCTGCACGGGTCTGCTGCCGGACGTCCTGCGCGCCTTCCACGATCTGCATCCGGGCGTCCGGCTGCTGCTGGAGGAGGGCGGCTCGCACGACCTCGTACGGCAGTTGGCGCGCGGCGCGCTCGATCTCGCCCTGGTCGTGCTGCCCCTGCCGGCCGCCTCGCCCGCGCTGACCACCGTGGAGCTGCTGCACGAGGACCTGGTCGTGGTGTCGTCCGCGGCGGAGGCCGCCCCGGGGCGGGGCGGCAGGGTGCGGATCACCGATCTCCAGGGCGCGCCGCTGGTGATGTTCCGTCACGGCTACGACCTGCGCGAGCTGACTCTGGCGGCCTGCCGCGCCGAGGGCTTCGAACCGTCGTTCACGGTGGAGGGCGGCGAGATGGACGCGGTGCTCGGTTTCGTCCGGGCGGGGCTGGGCATCGCGGTGGTGCCCAGCATGGTCGCGAACCGGGCCGGGCACGATCTGCGCACCACCCCGCTGGCCAGACCCGGGCTGCGCCGCACGATCGCGCTCGCGCACCGCAGCGATGTGGCACCGCCGCGGGCGGCGAGGGAGCTGCGGCGTGTGCTGCTGTCCTCGATCGCCGGACGGGCCGGAAGTCCGGTCCCGTCCGGCGGCTGA
- a CDS encoding zf-HC2 domain-containing protein, translating to MTADPGDDPHVRQSLGAYVLDALDEDEARRVSGHLQRCDGCAAVYVELAEASALLALLGEEDLSPGPPAP from the coding sequence ATGACCGCCGACCCCGGCGATGACCCGCATGTGCGCCAGTCGCTCGGCGCGTACGTCCTGGACGCCCTGGACGAGGACGAGGCGCGCCGGGTCTCCGGACACCTCCAGCGCTGCGACGGATGTGCCGCGGTCTATGTGGAGCTGGCGGAGGCCTCGGCCCTGCTCGCGCTGCTCGGTGAGGAGGACCTGTCCCCGGGGCCGCCCGCCCCGTAA
- a CDS encoding SAM-dependent methyltransferase — MERPAWAPQGIDISVPSVSRMYDFYLGGSHNFEVDREAARKAMEFMPGLPKIMQANRAFMRRAVRYATSVGISQFLDIGSGIPTFGNVHEVARAADPESRVAYIDHDPVAVAHSQEVLEGDDRTVVAAADLRRPRDILNSPEVGGLLDLGRPVALLLVAVLHFIEDADDPYAAVAELREALAPGSLIVVTHASYEGIPLSEAEAGGTVGVYRNIRNPLVMRSRDEVSRFFEGYEMVEPGLVAMPHWRPDTPVVPEQEDPFAFSGFAGVGRKA; from the coding sequence ATGGAGCGTCCCGCCTGGGCACCGCAAGGCATAGACATTTCGGTGCCGAGCGTGTCTCGCATGTACGACTTCTATCTGGGCGGATCGCACAATTTCGAGGTGGACCGGGAAGCGGCGCGCAAGGCCATGGAGTTCATGCCCGGCCTTCCCAAGATCATGCAGGCGAACCGGGCGTTTATGCGCCGGGCCGTGCGCTACGCCACAAGCGTGGGTATCAGCCAGTTCCTGGACATCGGTTCCGGCATACCGACCTTCGGCAATGTCCATGAAGTCGCCCGGGCGGCCGACCCCGAGTCCCGGGTGGCGTACATCGACCACGACCCCGTCGCGGTCGCGCACAGCCAGGAAGTGCTGGAGGGCGACGACCGTACGGTCGTCGCCGCCGCCGACCTGCGCCGCCCCCGGGACATCCTGAACAGCCCCGAGGTGGGCGGACTGCTCGACCTCGGCAGGCCGGTGGCGCTGCTGCTCGTCGCGGTGCTCCACTTCATCGAGGACGCCGACGACCCGTACGCGGCTGTCGCCGAACTGCGTGAGGCGCTGGCCCCCGGCAGCCTGATCGTCGTGACCCACGCCTCGTACGAGGGGATCCCGCTGTCCGAGGCGGAGGCGGGCGGCACGGTCGGCGTCTACCGCAACATCCGCAACCCGCTCGTCATGCGTTCGCGCGACGAGGTCAGCAGGTTCTTCGAGGGGTACGAGATGGTCGAGCCCGGCCTCGTCGCCATGCCTCACTGGCGCCCGGACACCCCCGTGGTGCCGGAGCAGGAGGACCCGTTCGCCTTCTCGGGCTTCGCAGGGGTAGGACGCAAGGCGTGA